A genomic region of Antennarius striatus isolate MH-2024 chromosome 2, ASM4005453v1, whole genome shotgun sequence contains the following coding sequences:
- the hipk1a gene encoding homeodomain-interacting protein kinase 1 isoform X2 codes for MLFCFQSCPPADMASQLQVFSSPSVSSSAYSRSKRLKVENPAWDASNQLGDNGSYYQQSPSQAGAPSTSGSAYNPVYNSNQAPPPAAGSREQTVVRAADSTGSLRGPPSSSSSSSSSSRRVKDAESSSQPCDLYHKPYSLKRKSEEVDSSDSVQILEELSAPVVSNRIAGGGGTTTAQSIAHSASTTKSSNSHSEGDYQLVQHEILCSMSNSYEVLEFLGRGTFGQVAKCWKRGTNEIVAIKILKNHPSYARQGQIEVSILSRLSTENADEFNFVRSYECFQHKNHTCLVFEMLEQNLYDFLKHSKFSPLLLKCIRPILQQVATALMKLKSLGLIHADLKPENIMLVDPLRQPYRVKVIDFGSASHVSKAVCSTYLQSRYYRAPEIILGLPFCEAIDMWSLGCVIAELFLGWPLYPGASEYDQIRYISQTQGLPAEYLLSAGTKTSRFFNRGPDSSYPLWRLKTPAEHEAEMGIKSKEARKYIFNCLDDMMQVNMTNLEGTDILAEKADRREFIDLLKKMLTLDADKRITPMKTLNHPFVTMTHLLHFPHSSHVKSCFQNMDICKRRCSAFENGKNMFASSNTPSAATNLTVTFSSQLNQHNQMASTGGQSLSLSSNVPLLNYQPGLYQQATINIPGLTQQGVPLQTRPPQLCPQTEPFQQTLIVCPPTIQGLQTSNKPSAYPVRMDNPVPLVPQNQSSQSLHIQPGMLAQGWPAGTQQILIPSTWQQMPGVAIHNPGQAVVPDSPMGAPVSENQQASGWRGRHGNQYDGVSQQDSGAGRHPAPQSHNSGATHSRAQQSKRSKGRHAESRVRPVSSVHPTVVHTSTFAGDQSQPIIISDTPSPAVSIITIHSDSEDEDDRKFPAACSGTSQRTNVISCVTVHDSHDSDSSTSSPPSPKTSSQPTKTLAIIMPSVKSQPLESTTHKAPAQTDPATSGSGKSKKGSTQQSGRSGDADRHQRAASNRSQPLNLSQAQQSVMSSSHDQTGSSVRRHPTYPPPVSSHSSYNSLFSSTPNLYAYPASAALASVSQAVDQMQGGSSRHGRAGGAYSSLTLLQKNGGLAAAESAPGQYGIHQQQQQQQQQQQLGGQPFLHSSATYQRKLHQYPYL; via the exons atgttgttttgtttccagTCTTGTCCTCCTGCAGACATGGCGTCCCAGCTCCAGGTGTTCTCGTCCCCGTCCGTGTCCTCCAGCGCCTACTCCCGTTCTAAGAGGCTCAAGGTGGAGAATCCGGCGTGGGACGCGTCCAACCAGTTGGGAGACAACGGCTCCTACTACCAGCAGAGCCCCTCCCAAGCCGGCGCGCCCTCCACCTCCGGCTCCGCCTACAACCCGGTGTACAACTCCAACCAAGCGCCCCCACCCGCAGCCGGCTCCCGGGAACAGACGGTGGTGCGGGCGGCGGACAGCACAGGTAGTCTCCGTggacctccctcctcctcttcctcctcctcttcctccagccgGCGCGTGAAGGACGCCGAATCCTCCTCCCAGCCGTGCGACCTGTATCACAAGCCGTACAGCCTGAAGCGGAAGAGCGAGGAGGTGGACAGCAGCGACAGCGTCCAGATCCTGGAGGAGCTCTCGGCCCCGGTGGTTTCCAACCGGATCGCCGGCGGGGGCGGGACCACCACGGCTCAGTCCATCGCACACTCCGCCTCCACCACCAAGAGCAGCAACTCACACAGCGAGGGCGACTACCAGCTGGTCCAGCACGAGATCCTCTGCTCCATGTCCAACAGCTACGAGGTGCTGGAGTTCCTGGGGCGTGGCACCTTCGGCCAGGTGGCCAAATGTTGGAAGAGGGGCACCAACGAGATCGTGGCAATTAAAATCCTGAAGAATCATCCGTCTTATGCTCGGCAGGGTCAAATCGAA GTGAGCATCCTCAGCCGGCTGAGCACCGAAAACGCCGACGAGTTCAACTTCGTCCGCTCGTACGAGTGTTTCCAGCACAAGAACCACACGTGCCTCGTGTTCGAGATGCTGGAGCAGAACCTTTACGACTTCCTGAAGCACAGCAAGTTCAGCCCGCTGCTGCTGAAGTGCATCCGGCCCATCCTGCAGCAGGTGGCCACGGCgctgatgaagctgaagagCCTGGGGCTGATCCACGCCGACCTGAAGCCGGAGAACATCATGCTGGTGGACCCTTTGAGGCAGCCGTACCGAGTCAAAGTCATCGACTTCGGCTCGGCCAGCCACGTGTCCAAAGCCGTTTGCTCCACCTACCTGCAGTCGCGGTACTACAG AGCCCCGGAGATCATCCTGGGCCTTCCCTTCTGCGAGGCCATCGACATGTGGTCGTTGGGTTGCGTCATCGCCGAGCTGTTCTTGGGATGGCCCCTTTATCCCGGCGCCTCGGAGTACGACCAG ATCCGTTACATCTCCCAGACCCAGGGCCTTCCTGCGGAGTACCTGCTGAGTGCAGGAACCAAAACCAGCCGTTTCTTCAACCGGGGGCCGGACTCCAGCTACCCCCTCTGGAGGCTGAAG ACGCCTGCAGAACACGAGGCGGAGATGGGCATCAAGTCGAAGGAGGCCCGAAAATACATCTTCAACTGTCTGGATGACATGATGCAG gTGAACATGACCAACCTGGAGGGGACGGACATCTTGGCAGAAAAGGCCGACAGGCGGGAGTTCATCGACCTGCTGAAGAAGATGCTGACGCTGGACGCGGACAAACGCATCACCCCCATGAAGACCCTGAACCACCCCTTTGTTACCATGACGCACCTGCTGCACTTCCCTCACAGCTCCCA TGTTAAGTCCTGCTTTCAGAACATGGACATATGCAAACGCAGATGCAGCGCCTTCGAGAACGGCAAGAATATGTTCGCCAGCAGCAACACGCCAAGCGCCGCCACCAACCTCACCGTCACCTTCAGCAGCCAGCTGAACCAGCACAACCAG ATGGCGTCCACCGGGGGGCAGTCCCTGTCCCTCAGCAGTAACGTCCCGTTGCTGAACTACCAGCCCGGCCTGTACCAACAGGCCACCATAAACATTCCTGGTCTGACCCAGCAGGGCGTGCCCCTGCAGACCAGACCCCCCCAGCTCTGCCCCCAGACCGAGCCCTTCCAGCAGACGCTCATAGTATGCCCCCCCACAATCCAGG gtcTGCAGACGTCCAATAAACCGTCTGCGTATCCGGTCAGGATGGACAACCCAGTACCCTTGGTTCCTCAGAACCAGTCCTCCCAGTCTCTGCACATCCAGCCTGGCATGTTGGCTCAG GGCTGGCCCGCCGGCACGCAGCAGATCCTCATCCCGTCCACATGGCAGCAGATGCCCGGGGTGGCCATCCACAACCCCGGACAGGCCGTGGTCCCGGACTCGCCCATGGGGGCCCCGGTGTCAGAGAACCAGCAAGCTTCTGGTTGGAG GGGTCGTCATGGAAACCAGTACGATGGCGTGAGCCAGCAGGACTCCGGTGCGGGTCGTCACCCAGCCCCCCAAAGCCACAACTCAGGGGCCACTCATTCAAGGGCCCAACAGAGCAAGAGGTCAAAGGGTCGACACGCGGAGAGCCGAGTCAG gcCCGTGTCGTCGGTGCATCCGACCGTCGTTCACACCTCTACTTTTGCCGGTGACCAGTCTCAGCCCATCATCATCTCCGACACGCCCAGCCCCGCCGTGAGCATCATCACCATCCACAGCGACTCAGAAGATGAGGATGACAGGAAGTTCCCTGCTGCCTG CTCTGGAACGAGCCAGAGGACCAACGTGATCAGCTGTGTGACGGTACATGACTCCCACGACTCTGACTCATCCACCAGCAGCCCCCCGAGCCCCAAGACCTCCTCCCAGCCCACCAAGACCCTGGCTATCATCATGCCCTCGGTGAAGAGCCAACCGTTGGAGAGCACAACCCACAAAGCCCCGGCACAGACAG ATCCAGCTACCAGCGGCTCCGGAAAGTCCAAGAAGGGGTCGACTCAGCAGTCCGGTCGTTCAGGAGACGCTGATCGCCATCAGCGGGCTGCGTCCAACAGATCTCAGCCTCTCAACCTGAGTCAG GCGCAgcagtctgtgatgtcatcgtcccacgatcaaacaggaagttctgTGAGGCGTCACCCCACATACCCCCCTCCGGTCTCCTCCCACTCGTCCTACAACAGCCTCTTCAGCTCAACCCCGAACCTGTACGCCTACCCGGCGTCCGCCGCTCTGGCCTCCGTGTCCCAAGCTGTGGACCAGATGCAGGGGGGCTCCTCCCGTCACGGCAGGGCGGGCGGGGCTTACTCATCCCTGACGCTGCTCCAGAAGAACGGCGGCCTGGCGGCGGCTGAGTCCGCCCCAGGACAGTACGGcatccatcagcagcagcagcagcagcagcagcagcagcagctgggggGGCAGCCTTTCCTCCACTCTAGCGCCACCTACCAGCGAAAACTCCACCAGTACCCCTACCTGTAA
- the hipk1a gene encoding homeodomain-interacting protein kinase 1 isoform X3 → MASQLQVFSSPSVSSSAYSRSKRLKVENPAWDASNQLGDNGSYYQQSPSQAGAPSTSGSAYNPVYNSNQAPPPAAGSREQTVVRAADSTGSLRGPPSSSSSSSSSSRRVKDAESSSQPCDLYHKPYSLKRKSEEVDSSDSVQILEELSAPVVSNRIAGGGGTTTAQSIAHSASTTKSSNSHSEGDYQLVQHEILCSMSNSYEVLEFLGRGTFGQVAKCWKRGTNEIVAIKILKNHPSYARQGQIEVSILSRLSTENADEFNFVRSYECFQHKNHTCLVFEMLEQNLYDFLKHSKFSPLLLKCIRPILQQVATALMKLKSLGLIHADLKPENIMLVDPLRQPYRVKVIDFGSASHVSKAVCSTYLQSRYYRAPEIILGLPFCEAIDMWSLGCVIAELFLGWPLYPGASEYDQIRYISQTQGLPAEYLLSAGTKTSRFFNRGPDSSYPLWRLKTPAEHEAEMGIKSKEARKYIFNCLDDMMQVNMTNLEGTDILAEKADRREFIDLLKKMLTLDADKRITPMKTLNHPFVTMTHLLHFPHSSHVKSCFQNMDICKRRCSAFENGKNMFASSNTPSAATNLTVTFSSQLNQHNQMASTGGQSLSLSSNVPLLNYQPGLYQQATINIPGLTQQGVPLQTRPPQLCPQTEPFQQTLIVCPPTIQGLQTSNKPSAYPVRMDNPVPLVPQNQSSQSLHIQPGMLAQQGWPAGTQQILIPSTWQQMPGVAIHNPGQAVVPDSPMGAPVSENQQASGWRGRHGNQYDGVSQQDSGAGRHPAPQSHNSGATHSRAQQSKRSKGRHAESRVRPVSSVHPTVVHTSTFAGDQSQPIIISDTPSPAVSIITIHSDSEDEDDRKFPAACSGTSQRTNVISCVTVHDSHDSDSSTSSPPSPKTSSQPTKTLAIIMPSVKSQPLESTTHKAPAQTDPATSGSGKSKKGSTQQSGRSGDADRHQRAASNRSQPLNLSQAQQSVMSSSHDQTGSSVRRHPTYPPPVSSHSSYNSLFSSTPNLYAYPASAALASVSQAVDQMQGGSSRHGRAGGAYSSLTLLQKNGGLAAAESAPGQYGIHQQQQQQQQQQQLGGQPFLHSSATYQRKLHQYPYL, encoded by the exons ATGGCGTCCCAGCTCCAGGTGTTCTCGTCCCCGTCCGTGTCCTCCAGCGCCTACTCCCGTTCTAAGAGGCTCAAGGTGGAGAATCCGGCGTGGGACGCGTCCAACCAGTTGGGAGACAACGGCTCCTACTACCAGCAGAGCCCCTCCCAAGCCGGCGCGCCCTCCACCTCCGGCTCCGCCTACAACCCGGTGTACAACTCCAACCAAGCGCCCCCACCCGCAGCCGGCTCCCGGGAACAGACGGTGGTGCGGGCGGCGGACAGCACAGGTAGTCTCCGTggacctccctcctcctcttcctcctcctcttcctccagccgGCGCGTGAAGGACGCCGAATCCTCCTCCCAGCCGTGCGACCTGTATCACAAGCCGTACAGCCTGAAGCGGAAGAGCGAGGAGGTGGACAGCAGCGACAGCGTCCAGATCCTGGAGGAGCTCTCGGCCCCGGTGGTTTCCAACCGGATCGCCGGCGGGGGCGGGACCACCACGGCTCAGTCCATCGCACACTCCGCCTCCACCACCAAGAGCAGCAACTCACACAGCGAGGGCGACTACCAGCTGGTCCAGCACGAGATCCTCTGCTCCATGTCCAACAGCTACGAGGTGCTGGAGTTCCTGGGGCGTGGCACCTTCGGCCAGGTGGCCAAATGTTGGAAGAGGGGCACCAACGAGATCGTGGCAATTAAAATCCTGAAGAATCATCCGTCTTATGCTCGGCAGGGTCAAATCGAA GTGAGCATCCTCAGCCGGCTGAGCACCGAAAACGCCGACGAGTTCAACTTCGTCCGCTCGTACGAGTGTTTCCAGCACAAGAACCACACGTGCCTCGTGTTCGAGATGCTGGAGCAGAACCTTTACGACTTCCTGAAGCACAGCAAGTTCAGCCCGCTGCTGCTGAAGTGCATCCGGCCCATCCTGCAGCAGGTGGCCACGGCgctgatgaagctgaagagCCTGGGGCTGATCCACGCCGACCTGAAGCCGGAGAACATCATGCTGGTGGACCCTTTGAGGCAGCCGTACCGAGTCAAAGTCATCGACTTCGGCTCGGCCAGCCACGTGTCCAAAGCCGTTTGCTCCACCTACCTGCAGTCGCGGTACTACAG AGCCCCGGAGATCATCCTGGGCCTTCCCTTCTGCGAGGCCATCGACATGTGGTCGTTGGGTTGCGTCATCGCCGAGCTGTTCTTGGGATGGCCCCTTTATCCCGGCGCCTCGGAGTACGACCAG ATCCGTTACATCTCCCAGACCCAGGGCCTTCCTGCGGAGTACCTGCTGAGTGCAGGAACCAAAACCAGCCGTTTCTTCAACCGGGGGCCGGACTCCAGCTACCCCCTCTGGAGGCTGAAG ACGCCTGCAGAACACGAGGCGGAGATGGGCATCAAGTCGAAGGAGGCCCGAAAATACATCTTCAACTGTCTGGATGACATGATGCAG gTGAACATGACCAACCTGGAGGGGACGGACATCTTGGCAGAAAAGGCCGACAGGCGGGAGTTCATCGACCTGCTGAAGAAGATGCTGACGCTGGACGCGGACAAACGCATCACCCCCATGAAGACCCTGAACCACCCCTTTGTTACCATGACGCACCTGCTGCACTTCCCTCACAGCTCCCA TGTTAAGTCCTGCTTTCAGAACATGGACATATGCAAACGCAGATGCAGCGCCTTCGAGAACGGCAAGAATATGTTCGCCAGCAGCAACACGCCAAGCGCCGCCACCAACCTCACCGTCACCTTCAGCAGCCAGCTGAACCAGCACAACCAG ATGGCGTCCACCGGGGGGCAGTCCCTGTCCCTCAGCAGTAACGTCCCGTTGCTGAACTACCAGCCCGGCCTGTACCAACAGGCCACCATAAACATTCCTGGTCTGACCCAGCAGGGCGTGCCCCTGCAGACCAGACCCCCCCAGCTCTGCCCCCAGACCGAGCCCTTCCAGCAGACGCTCATAGTATGCCCCCCCACAATCCAGG gtcTGCAGACGTCCAATAAACCGTCTGCGTATCCGGTCAGGATGGACAACCCAGTACCCTTGGTTCCTCAGAACCAGTCCTCCCAGTCTCTGCACATCCAGCCTGGCATGTTGGCTCAG CAGGGCTGGCCCGCCGGCACGCAGCAGATCCTCATCCCGTCCACATGGCAGCAGATGCCCGGGGTGGCCATCCACAACCCCGGACAGGCCGTGGTCCCGGACTCGCCCATGGGGGCCCCGGTGTCAGAGAACCAGCAAGCTTCTGGTTGGAG GGGTCGTCATGGAAACCAGTACGATGGCGTGAGCCAGCAGGACTCCGGTGCGGGTCGTCACCCAGCCCCCCAAAGCCACAACTCAGGGGCCACTCATTCAAGGGCCCAACAGAGCAAGAGGTCAAAGGGTCGACACGCGGAGAGCCGAGTCAG gcCCGTGTCGTCGGTGCATCCGACCGTCGTTCACACCTCTACTTTTGCCGGTGACCAGTCTCAGCCCATCATCATCTCCGACACGCCCAGCCCCGCCGTGAGCATCATCACCATCCACAGCGACTCAGAAGATGAGGATGACAGGAAGTTCCCTGCTGCCTG CTCTGGAACGAGCCAGAGGACCAACGTGATCAGCTGTGTGACGGTACATGACTCCCACGACTCTGACTCATCCACCAGCAGCCCCCCGAGCCCCAAGACCTCCTCCCAGCCCACCAAGACCCTGGCTATCATCATGCCCTCGGTGAAGAGCCAACCGTTGGAGAGCACAACCCACAAAGCCCCGGCACAGACAG ATCCAGCTACCAGCGGCTCCGGAAAGTCCAAGAAGGGGTCGACTCAGCAGTCCGGTCGTTCAGGAGACGCTGATCGCCATCAGCGGGCTGCGTCCAACAGATCTCAGCCTCTCAACCTGAGTCAG GCGCAgcagtctgtgatgtcatcgtcccacgatcaaacaggaagttctgTGAGGCGTCACCCCACATACCCCCCTCCGGTCTCCTCCCACTCGTCCTACAACAGCCTCTTCAGCTCAACCCCGAACCTGTACGCCTACCCGGCGTCCGCCGCTCTGGCCTCCGTGTCCCAAGCTGTGGACCAGATGCAGGGGGGCTCCTCCCGTCACGGCAGGGCGGGCGGGGCTTACTCATCCCTGACGCTGCTCCAGAAGAACGGCGGCCTGGCGGCGGCTGAGTCCGCCCCAGGACAGTACGGcatccatcagcagcagcagcagcagcagcagcagcagcagctgggggGGCAGCCTTTCCTCCACTCTAGCGCCACCTACCAGCGAAAACTCCACCAGTACCCCTACCTGTAA
- the hipk1a gene encoding homeodomain-interacting protein kinase 1 isoform X1 yields MLFCFQSCPPADMASQLQVFSSPSVSSSAYSRSKRLKVENPAWDASNQLGDNGSYYQQSPSQAGAPSTSGSAYNPVYNSNQAPPPAAGSREQTVVRAADSTGSLRGPPSSSSSSSSSSRRVKDAESSSQPCDLYHKPYSLKRKSEEVDSSDSVQILEELSAPVVSNRIAGGGGTTTAQSIAHSASTTKSSNSHSEGDYQLVQHEILCSMSNSYEVLEFLGRGTFGQVAKCWKRGTNEIVAIKILKNHPSYARQGQIEVSILSRLSTENADEFNFVRSYECFQHKNHTCLVFEMLEQNLYDFLKHSKFSPLLLKCIRPILQQVATALMKLKSLGLIHADLKPENIMLVDPLRQPYRVKVIDFGSASHVSKAVCSTYLQSRYYRAPEIILGLPFCEAIDMWSLGCVIAELFLGWPLYPGASEYDQIRYISQTQGLPAEYLLSAGTKTSRFFNRGPDSSYPLWRLKTPAEHEAEMGIKSKEARKYIFNCLDDMMQVNMTNLEGTDILAEKADRREFIDLLKKMLTLDADKRITPMKTLNHPFVTMTHLLHFPHSSHVKSCFQNMDICKRRCSAFENGKNMFASSNTPSAATNLTVTFSSQLNQHNQMASTGGQSLSLSSNVPLLNYQPGLYQQATINIPGLTQQGVPLQTRPPQLCPQTEPFQQTLIVCPPTIQGLQTSNKPSAYPVRMDNPVPLVPQNQSSQSLHIQPGMLAQQGWPAGTQQILIPSTWQQMPGVAIHNPGQAVVPDSPMGAPVSENQQASGWRGRHGNQYDGVSQQDSGAGRHPAPQSHNSGATHSRAQQSKRSKGRHAESRVRPVSSVHPTVVHTSTFAGDQSQPIIISDTPSPAVSIITIHSDSEDEDDRKFPAACSGTSQRTNVISCVTVHDSHDSDSSTSSPPSPKTSSQPTKTLAIIMPSVKSQPLESTTHKAPAQTDPATSGSGKSKKGSTQQSGRSGDADRHQRAASNRSQPLNLSQAQQSVMSSSHDQTGSSVRRHPTYPPPVSSHSSYNSLFSSTPNLYAYPASAALASVSQAVDQMQGGSSRHGRAGGAYSSLTLLQKNGGLAAAESAPGQYGIHQQQQQQQQQQQLGGQPFLHSSATYQRKLHQYPYL; encoded by the exons atgttgttttgtttccagTCTTGTCCTCCTGCAGACATGGCGTCCCAGCTCCAGGTGTTCTCGTCCCCGTCCGTGTCCTCCAGCGCCTACTCCCGTTCTAAGAGGCTCAAGGTGGAGAATCCGGCGTGGGACGCGTCCAACCAGTTGGGAGACAACGGCTCCTACTACCAGCAGAGCCCCTCCCAAGCCGGCGCGCCCTCCACCTCCGGCTCCGCCTACAACCCGGTGTACAACTCCAACCAAGCGCCCCCACCCGCAGCCGGCTCCCGGGAACAGACGGTGGTGCGGGCGGCGGACAGCACAGGTAGTCTCCGTggacctccctcctcctcttcctcctcctcttcctccagccgGCGCGTGAAGGACGCCGAATCCTCCTCCCAGCCGTGCGACCTGTATCACAAGCCGTACAGCCTGAAGCGGAAGAGCGAGGAGGTGGACAGCAGCGACAGCGTCCAGATCCTGGAGGAGCTCTCGGCCCCGGTGGTTTCCAACCGGATCGCCGGCGGGGGCGGGACCACCACGGCTCAGTCCATCGCACACTCCGCCTCCACCACCAAGAGCAGCAACTCACACAGCGAGGGCGACTACCAGCTGGTCCAGCACGAGATCCTCTGCTCCATGTCCAACAGCTACGAGGTGCTGGAGTTCCTGGGGCGTGGCACCTTCGGCCAGGTGGCCAAATGTTGGAAGAGGGGCACCAACGAGATCGTGGCAATTAAAATCCTGAAGAATCATCCGTCTTATGCTCGGCAGGGTCAAATCGAA GTGAGCATCCTCAGCCGGCTGAGCACCGAAAACGCCGACGAGTTCAACTTCGTCCGCTCGTACGAGTGTTTCCAGCACAAGAACCACACGTGCCTCGTGTTCGAGATGCTGGAGCAGAACCTTTACGACTTCCTGAAGCACAGCAAGTTCAGCCCGCTGCTGCTGAAGTGCATCCGGCCCATCCTGCAGCAGGTGGCCACGGCgctgatgaagctgaagagCCTGGGGCTGATCCACGCCGACCTGAAGCCGGAGAACATCATGCTGGTGGACCCTTTGAGGCAGCCGTACCGAGTCAAAGTCATCGACTTCGGCTCGGCCAGCCACGTGTCCAAAGCCGTTTGCTCCACCTACCTGCAGTCGCGGTACTACAG AGCCCCGGAGATCATCCTGGGCCTTCCCTTCTGCGAGGCCATCGACATGTGGTCGTTGGGTTGCGTCATCGCCGAGCTGTTCTTGGGATGGCCCCTTTATCCCGGCGCCTCGGAGTACGACCAG ATCCGTTACATCTCCCAGACCCAGGGCCTTCCTGCGGAGTACCTGCTGAGTGCAGGAACCAAAACCAGCCGTTTCTTCAACCGGGGGCCGGACTCCAGCTACCCCCTCTGGAGGCTGAAG ACGCCTGCAGAACACGAGGCGGAGATGGGCATCAAGTCGAAGGAGGCCCGAAAATACATCTTCAACTGTCTGGATGACATGATGCAG gTGAACATGACCAACCTGGAGGGGACGGACATCTTGGCAGAAAAGGCCGACAGGCGGGAGTTCATCGACCTGCTGAAGAAGATGCTGACGCTGGACGCGGACAAACGCATCACCCCCATGAAGACCCTGAACCACCCCTTTGTTACCATGACGCACCTGCTGCACTTCCCTCACAGCTCCCA TGTTAAGTCCTGCTTTCAGAACATGGACATATGCAAACGCAGATGCAGCGCCTTCGAGAACGGCAAGAATATGTTCGCCAGCAGCAACACGCCAAGCGCCGCCACCAACCTCACCGTCACCTTCAGCAGCCAGCTGAACCAGCACAACCAG ATGGCGTCCACCGGGGGGCAGTCCCTGTCCCTCAGCAGTAACGTCCCGTTGCTGAACTACCAGCCCGGCCTGTACCAACAGGCCACCATAAACATTCCTGGTCTGACCCAGCAGGGCGTGCCCCTGCAGACCAGACCCCCCCAGCTCTGCCCCCAGACCGAGCCCTTCCAGCAGACGCTCATAGTATGCCCCCCCACAATCCAGG gtcTGCAGACGTCCAATAAACCGTCTGCGTATCCGGTCAGGATGGACAACCCAGTACCCTTGGTTCCTCAGAACCAGTCCTCCCAGTCTCTGCACATCCAGCCTGGCATGTTGGCTCAG CAGGGCTGGCCCGCCGGCACGCAGCAGATCCTCATCCCGTCCACATGGCAGCAGATGCCCGGGGTGGCCATCCACAACCCCGGACAGGCCGTGGTCCCGGACTCGCCCATGGGGGCCCCGGTGTCAGAGAACCAGCAAGCTTCTGGTTGGAG GGGTCGTCATGGAAACCAGTACGATGGCGTGAGCCAGCAGGACTCCGGTGCGGGTCGTCACCCAGCCCCCCAAAGCCACAACTCAGGGGCCACTCATTCAAGGGCCCAACAGAGCAAGAGGTCAAAGGGTCGACACGCGGAGAGCCGAGTCAG gcCCGTGTCGTCGGTGCATCCGACCGTCGTTCACACCTCTACTTTTGCCGGTGACCAGTCTCAGCCCATCATCATCTCCGACACGCCCAGCCCCGCCGTGAGCATCATCACCATCCACAGCGACTCAGAAGATGAGGATGACAGGAAGTTCCCTGCTGCCTG CTCTGGAACGAGCCAGAGGACCAACGTGATCAGCTGTGTGACGGTACATGACTCCCACGACTCTGACTCATCCACCAGCAGCCCCCCGAGCCCCAAGACCTCCTCCCAGCCCACCAAGACCCTGGCTATCATCATGCCCTCGGTGAAGAGCCAACCGTTGGAGAGCACAACCCACAAAGCCCCGGCACAGACAG ATCCAGCTACCAGCGGCTCCGGAAAGTCCAAGAAGGGGTCGACTCAGCAGTCCGGTCGTTCAGGAGACGCTGATCGCCATCAGCGGGCTGCGTCCAACAGATCTCAGCCTCTCAACCTGAGTCAG GCGCAgcagtctgtgatgtcatcgtcccacgatcaaacaggaagttctgTGAGGCGTCACCCCACATACCCCCCTCCGGTCTCCTCCCACTCGTCCTACAACAGCCTCTTCAGCTCAACCCCGAACCTGTACGCCTACCCGGCGTCCGCCGCTCTGGCCTCCGTGTCCCAAGCTGTGGACCAGATGCAGGGGGGCTCCTCCCGTCACGGCAGGGCGGGCGGGGCTTACTCATCCCTGACGCTGCTCCAGAAGAACGGCGGCCTGGCGGCGGCTGAGTCCGCCCCAGGACAGTACGGcatccatcagcagcagcagcagcagcagcagcagcagcagctgggggGGCAGCCTTTCCTCCACTCTAGCGCCACCTACCAGCGAAAACTCCACCAGTACCCCTACCTGTAA
- the sdf4 gene encoding 45 kDa calcium-binding protein, translating into MAVRSTFCRRFLAVSVLFGLILQTMDVHARPANMSAAKDKSASNKDENEILPPDHLNGVKMELDGHLNKDFHQEVFLGKDMEEFEEDTEPRRNRKKLIDIFTKVDYNKDESVSAKEMQRWIMEKTEEHFQEATEENKNNFRAVDPDGDGHVTWDEYRVKFLASKGFTEQEVAEKIKNGEDLKLDEETQEVLESLKDRWFQADNNPADQLLNEQEFLSFLHPEHSRGMLQYMVKEIVRDLDQDSNNKLSLSEFISLPVGTVENQQAQDIDDDWVRERKKEFQEVIDANGDGIVTMEELEEYMDPMNEHNALNEARQMIAVADENQNNQLELEEILKYSEYFTGSKLMDYARNVHEEF; encoded by the exons ATGGCTGTGAGGAGCACGTTTTGCAGACGTTTCCTGGCTGTGTCTGTGCTTTTTGGCCTCATCCTCCAAACGATGGACGTGCACGCCCGTCCGGCCAACATGTCAGCCGCCAAAGACAAGTCGGCTTCCAACAAGGACGAGAACGAGATTCTGCCCCCAGACCACCTAAATGGGGTGAAAATGGAGCTGGACGGACACCTCAATAAGGATTTCCATCAGGAGGTGTTCCTGGGTAAAGATATGGAGGAGTTTGAAGAGGACACTGAGCCAagaaggaacaggaagaagctcATCGACATTTTCACTAA GGTGGATTACAACAAAGACGAGAGCGTCAGCGCCAAAGAGATGCAGCGTTGGATTATGGAGAAGACGGAGGAGCACTTTCAGGAGGCCACGGAGGAGAACAAGAACAACTTCCGCGCCGTAGACCCAGACGGCGACG GTCACGTGACGTGGGACGAATACAGAGTGAAATTCCTTGCCAGTAAAGGTTTCACTGAACAGGAAGTCGCTGAGAAAATAAAGAACGGTGAAGATCTGAAGCTGGACGAGGAAA CTCAGGAGGTTCTGGAGAGTCTGAAGGACCGCTGGTTCCAGGCGGACAACAACCCGGCGGACCAGCTGCTGAACGAGCAGGAGTTCCTGTCGTTCCTCCACCCGGAGCACAGCAGAGGGATGCTGCAGTACATGGTGAAGGAGATCGTGCGTGACTTAG ATCAGGACAGCAATAACAAGCTGTCGCTGTCGGAGTTCATCTCCCTGCCTGTGGGCACCGTggagaaccagcaggctcaggACATCGATGACGACTGGGTCcgagagaggaagaaggagttCCAGGAAGTGATCGACGCCAACGGTGACGGAATCGTAAccatggaggagctggag GAGTACATGGACCCCATGAACGAGCACAACGCTTTGAACGAGGCCCGGCAGATGATCGCCGTCGCAGATGAAAACCAGAACAACCaactggagctggaggagatccTGAAGTACAGCGAATACTTCACAGGCAGCAAGCTGATGGACTACGCCAGAAACGTTCACGAGGAGTTCTGA